In one window of Tellurirhabdus rosea DNA:
- a CDS encoding Tex family protein: MSTTYETRIAGLLNLQSRPVANTLQLLDGGATVPFIARYRKEATGGLDEVQITAIKDTYQKLQELDKRRDAILKSIDEQGKLTAELRKKIEAAATMTELEDLYLPYKPKRKTRATIAVEKGLEPLAAALFMQREAEPERKAKAFLNDKVASVDEALQGARDIMAEWVSEDAEARQRVRTLFEREAIIRSTVKKGKETEGVKFKDYFDFAEPLRRVPSHRLLALRRGEAEGVLSVSISPDEEAAVERLERQFLRGLPGSKEQVALAIKDSYKRLIKPSLETEFDNLSKEKADTEAIQIFADNLRQLLLTSPLGQQRVLAIDPGFRTGCKVVCLDAQGTLLANDVIYPDWKRPEAEQKVLKLVQQYALEAIAIGNGTAGRETEAFVRSLNFGKTIPLFMVSEQGASVYSASEVARQEFPDQDVTVRGAVSIGRRLMDPLAELVKIDPKSIGVGQYQHDVDPTALKNSLDSVVESCVNQVGVSLNTASAHLLRYVSGLGPQLAQNIVEFRAKNGPFKSRDQLKKVPRLGPKAFEQCAGFLRIDNAPNPLDNSAVHPESYPVVERMAKDLGASVQELVKKPELRKQIKPERYVTDTVGLPTLRDILAELEKPGRDPRGQLSVFEYDERVRKVEDLHEGMILPGVVTNVTAFGAFVDIGVKQDGLVHISQLSHQYVSDPRQVVKVFQKVQVKVVEVDLQRKRIALTMKI, from the coding sequence ATGAGTACTACCTACGAAACCCGCATTGCCGGGCTGCTGAATTTACAGAGCCGCCCGGTCGCCAATACCCTGCAACTCCTCGACGGGGGAGCCACCGTGCCGTTTATCGCCCGCTACCGCAAGGAAGCCACCGGCGGACTGGACGAGGTTCAAATTACGGCCATTAAAGACACTTACCAGAAACTTCAGGAACTGGACAAACGCCGGGACGCCATTCTCAAAAGCATTGACGAACAGGGCAAACTGACGGCCGAGCTGCGGAAAAAGATCGAAGCGGCGGCCACAATGACCGAGCTGGAAGACCTCTATCTGCCCTACAAACCCAAACGGAAAACCCGCGCCACCATCGCCGTCGAAAAAGGCCTCGAACCCCTGGCCGCGGCCCTGTTCATGCAGCGCGAAGCCGAACCCGAACGGAAGGCCAAAGCGTTTCTGAACGATAAGGTCGCCTCCGTGGACGAAGCCCTGCAGGGCGCCCGCGACATCATGGCCGAGTGGGTCAGCGAAGATGCCGAAGCCCGGCAGCGCGTCCGGACCCTGTTTGAACGGGAAGCCATCATTCGTTCGACGGTCAAAAAAGGCAAAGAAACCGAAGGCGTCAAATTCAAGGATTACTTCGATTTTGCCGAACCGCTGCGGCGGGTTCCCTCCCACCGGCTCCTGGCCCTGCGCCGGGGCGAAGCCGAGGGCGTGCTGTCGGTGAGCATTTCGCCCGACGAGGAAGCGGCCGTCGAACGGCTCGAACGGCAGTTTCTCCGCGGCCTGCCGGGCAGCAAGGAGCAGGTGGCGCTGGCCATCAAAGACAGCTACAAACGCCTCATCAAGCCGTCGCTGGAAACCGAATTCGATAATCTTTCCAAAGAAAAAGCCGATACAGAGGCCATTCAGATTTTTGCCGACAACCTGCGGCAACTGCTGCTGACCTCCCCGCTGGGCCAGCAGCGCGTTCTGGCCATCGACCCCGGTTTCCGGACGGGCTGCAAGGTGGTGTGCCTCGACGCTCAGGGAACGCTGCTTGCCAATGACGTGATTTACCCCGACTGGAAACGCCCGGAAGCCGAGCAGAAAGTGCTCAAACTGGTGCAGCAGTACGCGCTGGAAGCCATCGCCATCGGCAACGGGACGGCAGGCCGCGAAACGGAAGCGTTTGTCCGGAGCCTGAATTTCGGCAAAACGATTCCGCTTTTCATGGTCAGCGAACAGGGTGCTTCGGTCTACTCGGCTTCGGAAGTGGCCCGGCAGGAATTTCCCGACCAGGACGTCACGGTGCGCGGAGCCGTTTCCATCGGACGGCGGCTCATGGACCCGCTGGCGGAACTGGTGAAAATTGATCCCAAATCCATCGGCGTCGGGCAGTACCAGCACGATGTGGACCCGACGGCCCTCAAAAACAGCCTGGATTCGGTCGTGGAAAGCTGCGTCAATCAGGTGGGGGTATCGCTCAACACGGCCAGCGCCCATCTGCTGCGGTACGTGTCGGGACTGGGTCCGCAACTGGCGCAGAACATCGTCGAGTTCCGGGCGAAAAACGGGCCGTTCAAATCCCGCGATCAGTTGAAAAAAGTGCCGCGGCTGGGCCCGAAAGCCTTTGAACAGTGCGCCGGCTTCCTGCGCATCGACAACGCGCCGAACCCGCTCGACAACAGCGCCGTCCACCCGGAAAGCTACCCGGTGGTCGAGCGCATGGCGAAAGACCTGGGCGCATCCGTTCAGGAACTGGTAAAAAAACCGGAGCTGCGGAAGCAGATTAAACCCGAACGCTACGTTACGGATACAGTGGGCCTGCCGACCCTGCGCGACATTCTGGCCGAACTCGAAAAACCCGGCCGCGACCCCCGCGGGCAGCTTTCGGTGTTCGAATACGACGAACGCGTCAGGAAAGTGGAGGATTTGCACGAAGGCATGATTCTGCCCGGTGTGGTCACCAACGTCACGGCATTCGGGGCGTTTGTGGACATTGGCGTCAAGCAGGATGGGCTGGTGCACATCTCGCAGCTTTCACACCAGTACGTTTCCGATCCGCGGCAGGTGGTAAAGGTCTTCCAGAAAGTGCAGGTGAAAGTGGTCGAGGTCGATTTGCAGCGAAAACGGATTGCCCTGACGATGAAAATTTAG
- a CDS encoding C40 family peptidase, with protein sequence MKTSFVPKCLLTALLFSFSLSSCSVFRSTPYTPPAQRGKATAVRKPAGKPLKTVDTRTYQRSYVPDVVKVARTYTGTPYRSGGNGFDGIDCSGLIYAAFQTVGLQIPRISWQQSEVGYEVDVAEIRPGDLIFFVPDSGKAGYVSHAGIVTEVRSRNDIVFIHASSSRGVREDNLFSKYFKGRFVKAVRPF encoded by the coding sequence GTGAAAACGTCTTTTGTCCCCAAATGCCTGCTGACGGCCCTGCTGTTTTCGTTCAGCCTGTCGTCGTGTTCCGTTTTTCGGTCTACGCCCTACACGCCGCCCGCCCAGCGAGGCAAAGCGACGGCCGTCCGCAAACCCGCCGGGAAACCGCTGAAAACCGTGGATACCCGGACCTACCAGCGCAGCTACGTTCCCGACGTGGTGAAAGTGGCCCGCACCTACACCGGGACGCCTTACCGCTCCGGCGGCAACGGGTTCGACGGGATCGACTGCTCGGGACTTATCTACGCGGCTTTCCAGACGGTGGGCCTCCAGATTCCCCGCATTTCGTGGCAGCAGTCAGAAGTAGGCTATGAAGTGGACGTGGCCGAGATTCGGCCCGGCGACCTGATTTTCTTTGTGCCCGACAGCGGCAAAGCCGGGTATGTTTCCCATGCCGGTATCGTGACGGAAGTCCGGAGCCGCAACGACATCGTGTTCATTCACGCTTCGTCTTCGCGGGGCGTTCGGGAAGACAATCTATTCTCAAAGTATTTTAAAGGCCGGTTTGTCAAGGCGGTGCGACCGTTCTAA
- a CDS encoding RrF2 family transcriptional regulator, with amino-acid sequence MNNGRFATALHILALLQYQKDEWLTSDLIAGSININPVLVRKEIGNLKAHGLVQSREGKGGGTMLAKPAESILLSDIYRVVRQSSLLGRSNEPNPNCPVGRQINEHINSVFDEADKAVLQRLGKTTLAEFTMKFH; translated from the coding sequence ATGAACAACGGTCGATTTGCCACGGCGCTCCACATCCTGGCCCTCCTTCAGTACCAGAAGGACGAGTGGCTGACGTCGGACCTGATCGCCGGAAGCATCAACATCAATCCGGTGCTGGTCCGTAAAGAAATCGGCAATCTGAAGGCGCATGGTCTGGTGCAAAGCCGGGAAGGGAAAGGTGGCGGCACCATGCTCGCCAAACCGGCCGAAAGCATTCTTCTGTCGGACATTTACAGGGTTGTGCGCCAGTCGTCGTTGCTGGGCCGCTCGAACGAGCCAAATCCCAACTGCCCCGTTGGCCGACAAATCAACGAACACATTAATTCCGTTTTCGACGAAGCGGACAAGGCCGTTTTGCAGCGTTTGGGCAAGACAACCCTTGCCGAATTCACGATGAAGTTTCACTGA
- a CDS encoding NAD(P)-dependent oxidoreductase yields MKVALIGATGFVGSAVLNELTNRGHQVTAIARNPEKAEGAGPGVTVRKADVYNADEVAAAVEGHDAVVSTFNSGWTNPNIYDDFLKGAKAIQEGIKKAGVKRLLFVGGAGSLYVAPGVQLIDTPQFPAEYKAGASAARDYLTHLQGEQDLHWAFLSPAIEMHQGTSGVRKGAYRKGLENPVFDDNGRSIISVEDLAIAIVDELEQANHVRQRFTVAY; encoded by the coding sequence ATGAAAGTAGCGCTTATTGGAGCCACCGGTTTTGTGGGCTCCGCAGTTCTGAACGAATTAACCAATAGAGGGCATCAGGTAACGGCCATTGCCCGGAATCCGGAAAAGGCGGAAGGAGCCGGCCCCGGCGTAACGGTCCGCAAAGCCGATGTGTATAACGCGGACGAAGTGGCCGCCGCCGTTGAAGGCCACGATGCGGTGGTCAGTACGTTCAATTCCGGCTGGACGAACCCCAATATTTACGACGATTTCCTGAAAGGGGCCAAGGCTATTCAGGAAGGAATCAAAAAGGCCGGCGTGAAGCGGTTGCTGTTCGTCGGCGGCGCGGGTAGTCTGTACGTGGCCCCCGGTGTTCAGTTGATCGATACGCCGCAATTTCCCGCCGAATACAAAGCCGGCGCCTCGGCCGCCCGTGATTACTTAACGCATCTCCAGGGCGAACAAGACCTGCATTGGGCGTTTCTCAGCCCCGCCATCGAAATGCACCAGGGCACCTCAGGCGTGCGGAAAGGCGCTTACCGGAAGGGGCTGGAAAATCCGGTGTTTGACGACAACGGCCGGAGCATTATCTCCGTGGAGGACCTGGCCATTGCCATCGTCGACGAACTCGAACAGGCGAACCACGTCCGCCAGCGCTTTACGGTAGCGTACTGA
- a CDS encoding GIY-YIG nuclease family protein, whose product MHYVYVIFSETADQYHIGLAKDVQIALWQHNAKANPATAAGKPWVIRFKQGFEKRPAAQSLEMKLKNKDRLGLEEFLNNQN is encoded by the coding sequence ATGCACTACGTGTACGTGATATTCAGCGAGACCGCCGACCAGTATCACATCGGTCTGGCAAAGGATGTGCAGATTGCGCTCTGGCAGCATAATGCGAAGGCAAACCCCGCGACGGCTGCCGGTAAACCCTGGGTAATTCGGTTTAAACAGGGATTCGAAAAACGCCCGGCCGCCCAGAGTCTGGAAATGAAACTGAAAAACAAGGACAGGCTCGGCCTCGAAGAGTTTTTGAACAATCAGAATTAA
- a CDS encoding DUF3299 domain-containing protein: MKKISLAVALLTLLTATAFRPVLTEAPRTTVAAEPVKLSWEMLRDVTFKKKWYPEESVYMLYPTFGPSVQKLNGKPVELTGYVLPVDLESNLYVLSAFPYSACFFCGGAGPESVVSLKFKKGGRKFKTDERRTFHGTLKLNADNIYELNYILADAEVVE, translated from the coding sequence ATGAAAAAGATCAGCCTTGCCGTTGCCTTACTAACTCTCCTGACCGCAACTGCCTTCCGCCCGGTCCTGACGGAAGCCCCCCGCACGACGGTTGCTGCCGAGCCGGTAAAACTTTCCTGGGAGATGCTCCGGGACGTAACGTTCAAGAAAAAATGGTACCCGGAAGAGTCCGTTTATATGCTGTACCCGACGTTCGGACCTTCGGTTCAGAAACTGAATGGCAAACCGGTGGAACTGACGGGCTACGTCCTGCCGGTTGATCTCGAATCCAACCTGTACGTTTTGTCGGCCTTTCCGTACAGCGCCTGCTTTTTCTGCGGCGGTGCCGGTCCGGAATCGGTCGTTTCGCTGAAATTCAAGAAGGGCGGACGCAAATTCAAAACCGACGAACGCCGCACGTTCCACGGCACCCTGAAACTGAACGCCGATAATATTTACGAACTGAACTACATTCTCGCTGATGCAGAGGTAGTTGAGTAA
- a CDS encoding sensor histidine kinase: MTDELDVLNKPEPPSSRRFTRLFGATLIIVAVLLSVGQVVTQVRLERQVDVIRVLRVSALQRHLSQQITKEALHLTQSSDSAEFARSRENLRTIYKQFVSIYLSARAGGIPGSDLRIPYSDSIKARYQAIAPTFNILEKNAQQLIRKAEKAGSARDLNAQQELAMLARYDEPFLKQFDGIIQQTNRETIANTSALQRLELYQYFFTLIVLAVIGWLIIRPAVVRLEQTIRQLIEAENRTATANRKLLSLNRTLKETRQQLFDATRQQYQQQMDEQKLRTSYLLAGQEEERKRLSRELHDGIGQMLTAIKLQIESLETGLQGEGKSVKNIGALKSLVTQTIQEARNVSNNLMPTVLSDFGLIPALKMLADTHGQNSPIEIIFHSTFPDVRFDKNMEVVLYRITQEAVSNAVRHANPHQITIELFEKDAYLHLLVCDDGTGFRVHRNGNPEGSRRSQGLHNMRERAALINAKFRISSAPDKGTKVQVSIPIKIAYPEYEYDQTDAGR, encoded by the coding sequence GTGACGGATGAACTTGACGTTTTGAACAAACCGGAGCCTCCATCTTCCCGACGATTCACCCGGCTTTTTGGAGCGACGCTCATCATTGTGGCCGTTCTGTTGTCGGTTGGGCAGGTGGTTACGCAGGTGCGTCTGGAGCGGCAGGTGGATGTAATTCGGGTGCTTCGCGTTTCGGCTCTGCAGCGTCACCTGAGCCAGCAGATTACCAAGGAGGCCCTGCACCTGACGCAGTCTTCGGATTCGGCGGAATTTGCCCGCAGTCGGGAGAACCTCCGAACGATTTATAAGCAGTTTGTTTCCATTTACCTCAGCGCCCGGGCGGGCGGCATTCCGGGCTCTGACCTGCGCATTCCGTACAGCGACAGCATCAAGGCCCGGTACCAGGCGATTGCACCCACGTTCAATATTCTGGAGAAAAACGCCCAGCAGCTCATCCGGAAAGCCGAAAAGGCCGGATCGGCCCGCGACCTGAACGCCCAGCAGGAACTGGCGATGCTGGCCCGGTACGACGAGCCTTTCCTGAAACAGTTTGACGGCATTATCCAGCAGACCAACCGGGAGACAATCGCCAACACCTCGGCGCTGCAGCGGCTGGAACTGTACCAGTATTTTTTCACCCTCATCGTGCTGGCCGTCATTGGCTGGCTCATTATCCGCCCCGCCGTGGTCCGCCTGGAGCAGACTATCCGGCAGCTGATCGAAGCGGAAAACCGGACGGCCACCGCCAACCGCAAGCTTCTGTCACTGAACCGAACCCTCAAGGAAACGCGCCAGCAGCTCTTCGATGCTACCCGCCAGCAGTACCAGCAGCAGATGGACGAACAGAAACTGCGGACTTCCTACCTGCTCGCCGGTCAGGAAGAAGAACGGAAGCGGCTGTCGCGGGAGCTGCACGACGGCATTGGGCAGATGCTTACGGCCATCAAGCTGCAGATCGAAAGCCTCGAAACGGGCTTGCAGGGCGAAGGAAAATCCGTCAAGAATATCGGTGCCCTCAAAAGTCTGGTGACCCAGACCATCCAGGAAGCCCGCAACGTGTCGAACAACCTGATGCCTACCGTTCTCAGCGATTTCGGGCTGATCCCGGCGCTGAAAATGCTGGCCGACACCCACGGACAGAACAGCCCGATCGAGATTATTTTTCATTCGACCTTTCCCGATGTGCGGTTTGATAAGAATATGGAGGTCGTGCTGTACCGCATTACGCAGGAAGCGGTCAGCAACGCCGTCCGGCACGCAAATCCGCACCAGATAACGATTGAATTGTTCGAAAAAGATGCGTATTTGCACCTGCTTGTCTGCGACGACGGAACGGGCTTCCGCGTGCATCGCAACGGCAACCCGGAAGGGAGCCGGCGGTCGCAGGGCCTGCACAACATGCGCGAGCGGGCAGCGCTGATCAACGCCAAATTCCGGATTTCGTCCGCACCGGATAAAGGAACCAAAGTTCAAGTTAGCATCCCCATAAAAATCGCTTACCCAGAATATGAATACGATCAAACTGATGCTGGTCGATGA
- a CDS encoding response regulator transcription factor, with amino-acid sequence MLVDDHAIVRNGIRMLLDQVEDFEIIDEAADGEEALEKLKNHQPDVIMMDISLPGMSGIQTTQVVSRLYKNVRTLMLSMHNNEDYILRAVEAGAYGYILKDSSSDEMIKAVRTVMGGEKYFSSPVANIILNGYMSQLKKADKNSRLRRSKLSKKEKEILQFLVDGMSSREIAEKLQLSVRTVDNHRANMMRRLQVKNAAELVKMAVEEKLI; translated from the coding sequence ATGCTGGTCGATGACCACGCCATCGTCCGGAACGGCATCCGCATGCTGCTCGACCAGGTCGAAGATTTTGAAATCATCGACGAAGCCGCCGACGGGGAAGAAGCACTCGAAAAGCTGAAAAACCACCAGCCGGATGTCATCATGATGGACATTTCGCTGCCCGGCATGTCCGGCATTCAAACGACGCAGGTGGTGAGTCGGTTGTACAAGAATGTACGCACGCTCATGCTTTCCATGCACAATAACGAAGATTACATCCTGCGGGCGGTCGAGGCCGGTGCGTACGGATACATTCTGAAGGATTCGTCCAGCGACGAGATGATCAAGGCGGTCCGGACGGTGATGGGCGGCGAAAAGTACTTCAGCTCGCCGGTCGCCAACATCATCCTCAACGGCTACATGTCGCAGCTGAAGAAAGCCGACAAAAACAGCCGCCTGCGCCGGTCCAAACTCTCCAAGAAGGAAAAGGAAATCCTGCAATTCCTCGTCGATGGCATGAGCAGCCGGGAAATTGCCGAGAAGCTTCAGCTGTCGGTCCGGACCGTAGACAACCACCGGGCCAACATGATGCGCCGCCTCCAGGTCAAAAACGCCGCCGAACTGGTGAAAATGGCGGTGGAAGAAAAGCTGATATAG
- a CDS encoding peroxiredoxin, whose amino-acid sequence MSLRLGDIAPDFTAETTEGTLHFHEWLGDSWGMIFSHPADFTPVCTTELGRTAQLKDEFEKRGVKVIAVSVDPLDQHTEWIKDINETQKTTVNFPLIADSDRKVAELYDMIHPNASEKATVRSVFIIGPDKKIKLTLTYPASTGRNFYEILRVIDSLQLTATYQVATPADWQEGQDCIVVPAVSTEDAIQKFPKGVNVIKPYLRTTPQPNK is encoded by the coding sequence ATGTCACTCCGATTAGGCGACATCGCGCCGGACTTCACGGCCGAAACCACGGAAGGCACCCTGCACTTCCACGAATGGCTGGGCGATTCCTGGGGCATGATCTTCTCCCACCCCGCCGATTTTACCCCGGTCTGCACCACGGAACTGGGCCGGACCGCTCAGCTGAAAGATGAATTCGAAAAGCGCGGCGTCAAGGTTATCGCCGTGAGCGTGGACCCGCTCGACCAGCATACGGAATGGATCAAGGACATTAACGAGACGCAGAAAACGACCGTTAACTTCCCGCTGATCGCCGATTCGGACCGGAAGGTGGCCGAACTCTACGACATGATCCACCCCAACGCCAGCGAAAAAGCGACCGTACGCTCAGTTTTTATCATCGGTCCCGACAAGAAAATCAAGCTGACGCTGACCTACCCGGCATCGACCGGCCGCAATTTCTACGAAATCCTGCGCGTCATCGACTCGCTCCAGCTGACGGCCACCTACCAGGTCGCTACGCCCGCCGACTGGCAGGAAGGTCAGGACTGCATCGTGGTTCCGGCGGTGAGCACCGAAGACGCCATTCAGAAATTCCCCAAAGGCGTCAACGTCATCAAGCCGTATCTGCGGACAACACCGCAGCCGAATAAATAA
- a CDS encoding glycoside hydrolase family 25 protein, with translation MKRIVLFLFRKRKTLVLPLLALAVLTGLWLTFREGQEVKAQWRLIDRFGIRVPLDYRIHGIDVSHHNKKINWEKVQAMRAEGLDGQDVRLQFVFIKATEGATLVDRHFKQNWREAGKVGLKRGAYHFYHPRRDPEKQARNFIKTVTLESGDFAPVLDFELDRGIPHDKLIADLKTWLDLVEDEYGVKPIIYTNSHFYRMYIAGHLDNYPLWIADYSREHLRDYREKPLYFWQHNKGGAVSGIRGPVDFNVFLYDSARMQEICL, from the coding sequence ATGAAGCGGATAGTTCTATTTTTATTTCGGAAACGAAAAACGCTGGTGCTGCCTTTGCTGGCGCTGGCCGTGCTGACGGGTTTGTGGCTGACGTTCCGGGAGGGACAGGAAGTGAAGGCGCAGTGGCGACTCATCGACCGCTTCGGCATTCGGGTGCCGCTCGACTACCGGATTCACGGCATCGACGTTTCGCACCACAACAAAAAGATTAACTGGGAAAAGGTCCAGGCCATGCGGGCGGAGGGCCTCGACGGACAGGATGTCCGACTTCAGTTTGTGTTTATCAAAGCCACCGAAGGCGCTACGCTGGTGGACCGCCACTTCAAACAGAACTGGCGGGAAGCCGGAAAAGTCGGCCTCAAACGGGGCGCTTACCATTTCTACCACCCCCGCCGCGACCCGGAAAAACAGGCGCGCAACTTCATCAAAACGGTTACCCTCGAATCCGGCGACTTTGCGCCCGTGCTCGATTTTGAGCTCGACCGGGGCATTCCGCACGACAAACTGATTGCTGACCTCAAAACCTGGCTGGACCTGGTGGAGGATGAATACGGCGTCAAACCCATTATTTATACCAACAGTCATTTTTATCGGATGTATATTGCCGGCCATCTGGACAACTATCCGCTTTGGATTGCTGATTACTCGCGTGAGCACCTCCGCGATTACCGGGAAAAACCCCTGTATTTCTGGCAGCATAACAAAGGCGGCGCCGTCAGCGGCATTCGCGGCCCGGTCGATTTCAATGTGTTCCTGTATGACTCAGCGAGAATGCAGGAAATCTGTTTATAA
- the pgi gene encoding glucose-6-phosphate isomerase, which yields MLTNYSFTSLPAYAQLQEHFQQVKDRHLKDLFTDNPQRFGQFSLRFEDMLVDFSKNRVTTETMQLLRELAGQAGLHEAIDKMFTGDAINATENRAVLHVALRNRSGESITVNGRDVMPDVAEVLEKMKGFSERVISGDWKGYTGQPITDIVNIGIGGSDLGPVMVTEALKPYATRLKVHFVSNVDGVHIYETLQGVNPETTLFMIASKTFTTQETMANAHSARQWFIEHSGDESAVAKHFVAISTNQSEVEKFGIDPANMFGFWDWVGGRYSLWSAIGLSIACAVGFDHFEELLAGAHAMDQHFRHTPFEQNIPVTLALLGIWYNNFFGAESQAILPYDQYLHRFAAYFQQGDMESNGKSADRDGKPVEYQTGPIIWGEPGTNGQHAFYQLIHQGTKLIPCDFIAPAISHRAMGNHHQLLLSNFFAQTEALMNGKTRYEVVEEFKKAGKTEAEIDFLTPFKVFSGNRPTNSILVRQITPRSLGSLIAMYEHKIFTQGVIWNIFSFDQWGVELGKQLANRILPELGGDEAVTGHDSSTNGLINAYKEMRR from the coding sequence ATGTTAACCAACTACTCCTTCACATCTCTCCCCGCCTACGCGCAGCTTCAGGAGCATTTTCAGCAGGTCAAAGACCGCCACCTGAAAGACCTTTTTACCGACAACCCGCAGCGGTTCGGGCAGTTCTCCCTTCGGTTTGAAGACATGCTGGTGGACTTTTCCAAAAACCGGGTGACGACCGAGACGATGCAGCTGCTCCGCGAGCTGGCCGGTCAGGCGGGCCTGCACGAAGCCATCGACAAGATGTTTACGGGCGACGCCATCAACGCCACCGAGAACCGGGCCGTGCTGCACGTAGCCCTCCGCAACCGCTCCGGCGAATCCATTACCGTCAACGGCCGGGACGTGATGCCGGACGTGGCCGAAGTGCTGGAAAAGATGAAAGGCTTCTCCGAACGCGTCATTTCCGGCGACTGGAAAGGCTACACGGGTCAGCCCATTACCGACATTGTCAACATCGGCATCGGCGGCTCGGACCTCGGCCCGGTGATGGTCACGGAGGCGCTCAAGCCCTACGCCACCCGCCTGAAGGTGCACTTTGTGTCGAACGTGGACGGCGTGCACATCTACGAAACCCTGCAGGGCGTCAATCCCGAAACGACGCTGTTCATGATTGCGTCCAAGACCTTCACGACGCAGGAAACCATGGCCAACGCCCATTCGGCCCGGCAGTGGTTCATCGAACATTCGGGCGACGAAAGCGCCGTCGCCAAACACTTTGTAGCCATTTCGACCAACCAGTCCGAAGTGGAGAAATTCGGCATCGACCCGGCCAACATGTTCGGTTTCTGGGACTGGGTCGGCGGACGGTATTCGCTCTGGTCGGCCATCGGCCTTTCCATTGCCTGCGCCGTGGGCTTCGACCACTTTGAAGAACTGCTGGCGGGCGCGCACGCGATGGACCAGCATTTCCGCCACACGCCTTTTGAGCAGAACATCCCGGTGACGCTGGCGCTGCTGGGCATCTGGTACAACAATTTCTTCGGCGCCGAGTCGCAGGCGATTCTGCCCTACGACCAGTACCTGCACCGGTTTGCGGCCTACTTCCAGCAGGGCGATATGGAAAGCAACGGGAAGTCGGCCGACCGCGACGGCAAGCCCGTGGAGTACCAGACCGGCCCGATCATCTGGGGCGAACCCGGCACCAACGGCCAGCACGCCTTTTACCAGCTGATTCACCAGGGCACCAAGCTGATTCCCTGCGATTTCATCGCCCCCGCCATCAGCCACCGGGCGATGGGCAACCACCACCAGCTGCTGCTTTCCAACTTCTTCGCCCAGACCGAAGCCCTGATGAACGGCAAAACCCGGTACGAGGTGGTGGAAGAATTCAAAAAAGCGGGCAAAACCGAAGCGGAGATCGACTTTCTGACGCCGTTCAAGGTCTTTTCCGGCAACCGGCCGACCAACTCGATCCTGGTCCGGCAGATCACGCCCCGTTCGCTGGGCAGCCTCATTGCCATGTATGAGCACAAGATTTTCACCCAGGGCGTCATCTGGAACATTTTCAGCTTCGACCAATGGGGCGTCGAGCTCGGCAAACAGCTGGCTAACCGCATCCTGCCCGAACTCGGCGGCGATGAAGCCGTAACCGGCCACGACAGCTCGACCAACGGGCTTATTAACGCCTACAAGGAAATGCGCCGTTAA
- a CDS encoding PorT family protein, protein MKRSTLLALCLIGSWSAFAQTSGSSTTSDQPQSTSTTTTNSTYSNQSNTGTTTGTTTGTTDPTTTGTTGTTGTSTDMNNSTTGTGTYSTTPSSTTGTYSTTTPSTSTDNGTYSTSTTTTTSTGYGREDRAMDRPYKAFTGGFYVGANSTRYRGEDVDGDNLTGRLGYQIGVFVRGGGRIYGQIGAEYFASSSNFFRPGDGSSLNDISGRIDTKWLQIPALIGVKLAQSDRGISAVRLGVGAEYANRLSSSNTVDIDEGEIRSGAFLGLINLGFDIGPVLIDFMYHHGFNDAIRGFNDSQRRSLGVNVGLKF, encoded by the coding sequence ATGAAACGCAGTACATTGCTTGCGCTGTGCCTGATAGGATCGTGGAGCGCATTTGCCCAGACAAGCGGTTCGTCAACGACCTCGGATCAACCCCAAAGCACGAGCACGACCACGACGAACTCCACGTACTCGAACCAGAGCAACACGGGAACAACCACCGGCACTACTACCGGAACGACTGACCCGACCACAACCGGAACAACGGGCACGACCGGCACATCGACGGACATGAACAACTCAACGACCGGTACGGGCACGTATTCAACCACGCCTTCCAGCACCACCGGCACGTATTCGACCACGACTCCGTCGACCAGCACTGACAACGGCACCTACTCTACGTCTACAACCACGACGACTTCGACAGGTTACGGCCGGGAAGACCGGGCTATGGACAGACCTTACAAGGCGTTCACGGGCGGATTCTACGTCGGTGCCAACTCAACCCGCTACCGCGGTGAAGACGTGGACGGCGACAATCTGACGGGCCGTCTGGGTTATCAGATTGGGGTATTTGTACGGGGCGGCGGCCGAATTTACGGACAGATCGGGGCGGAGTATTTTGCTTCCAGCTCGAACTTCTTCCGTCCGGGCGATGGCTCTTCGCTGAACGACATCTCCGGCCGTATCGACACCAAATGGCTCCAGATTCCGGCCCTGATCGGCGTGAAGCTGGCGCAGTCAGACCGCGGCATCTCGGCCGTACGTCTGGGCGTCGGGGCTGAATACGCCAACCGGCTGAGCTCCAGCAACACGGTGGACATTGACGAAGGCGAAATCCGCAGCGGCGCGTTTCTGGGCCTGATCAACCTCGGCTTCGACATCGGCCCGGTCCTGATCGACTTCATGTATCACCACGGCTTCAACGACGCCATTCGTGGCTTCAACGACTCACAGCGCCGGTCGCTGGGGGTAAACGTAGGTCTTAAGTTCTAA